One Alligator mississippiensis isolate rAllMis1 chromosome 1, rAllMis1, whole genome shotgun sequence genomic window carries:
- the CITED2 gene encoding cbp/p300-interacting transactivator 2, translating into MAEHMMAMNHGRFPDGPSGLHHHPAHRMGMGQFASPHHHHQQQQQQQQQQHAFSALMGDHIHYGAGTMNATSGIRHAMGPGAVGGGHPAGPLPPGARFPGSQFLAPPVASPAGQLTASMQLQKLNNQYFSHHPYPHGHYMPDLHPAAHQLTGPGQHFRDCNPKHGGGGGGALPAPVPHGPAAMLPPNVIDTDFIDEEVLMSLVIEMGLDRIKELPELWLGQNEFDFMTDFVCKQQPSRVSC; encoded by the coding sequence ATGGCAGAGCACATGATGGCCATGAATCACGGGCGCTTCCCCGACGGGCCCAGCGGGCTgcaccaccaccctgcccacCGGATGGGAATGGGGCAGTTTGCTAGcccgcaccaccaccaccagcagcagcaacagcaacagcagcagcagcacgccTTCAGCGCCCTCATGGGCGACCATATACATTACGGAGCGGGCACTATGAACGCCACGAGCGGGATCCGGCATGCCATGGGGCCGGGCGCCGTGGGCGGGGGGCACCCCGCCGGTCCGCTGCCCCCCGGCGCCAGGTTCCCCGGCTCGCAGTTCCTGGCGCCGCCCGTGGCCAGCCCCGCGGGGCAGCTGAcggccagcatgcagctgcagAAGCTCAACAACCAGTACTTCAGCCACCACCCCTACCCGCACGGCCACTACATGCCGGACTTGCACCCCGCGGCCCACCAGCTCACCGGCCCGGGCCAGCATTTCAGAGACTGCAACCCCAAGCACGGCGGCGGTGGTGGCGGCGCCTTGCCCGCCCCCGTGCCCCACGGCCCCGCGGCCATGCTGCCTCCCAATGTCATAGACACCGACTTCATCGACGAGGAGGTGCTCATGTCCCTGGTCATAGAAATGGGCTTGGACCGCATCAAGGAGCTGCCTGAGCTGTGGTTGGGACAGAACGAGTTTGACTTCATGACAGACTTCGTTTGCaaacagcagcccagcagggtgaGCTGCTGA